From the genome of Runella rosea, one region includes:
- a CDS encoding ABC transporter permease, with translation MIGSYIKTSRRNLLRNKLFSTINIVGLAISMSVGLLLIAFVLDLHSYDRFHQNGERIYRITNVLTENREQSGKFATTSIKTAKLIQEKVTGVEDVAILHNNFSQDAKVGDNTLPIKGFWANPSIFKVFTFPMLEGNPSTALKEPYSIVLTETAARKLFGHQSALGKSINFNALDYKVSGIMKDVPFFSHINFEALVSLSTAEQLNKTNNNFEQWTSMASNYVYLLLPENVDLASIQPQLDAIEQEENLAEENTEIQLELLPLYDIVVGENLRHSEGGPGSVGPHMPLVMLWILGGLALIVILSACFNYTNLSIARAMRRFKEVGLRKAIGAGKSQVWQQFLVEAIMISLAALFLSYFIFLVMRPLLINLAPEMQRTVKLELTPLMLAAFIVFSVTVGVLAGLMPALFFSKVSAISALRNVSTVKVFKHITLRRALVVIQYSLTLIFITTTAIGYVQYKNILAFDLGYRTQNILNINMQGNKPDALLKELSEMPELTALSRSLIITSVGNAWGGFMKYKDSLDSVLVMTNHVDENYLALHEYKLVAGGNFMARPTTTTAATEVIVNQQVLKRFNIGSNDPQKAIGEEITFSSFHGTRKMTIVGVMKDFHYGKVDNLVGPVAFMFWTPEDRAIINAKIQSRDIPTTMAKIESAWKKIDRVHPFQAEFYDQAIEKAYSEFSTIIKIIGFLSFLAISIASMGLFGMVAFTTETRMKEISIRKVMGASSGTLIYLLSRSFLVQLSISALIALPVTYLFFENVVLANFPYHTPVQIAELLVGLLVVLLIAFIMIGSQTMKAARSNPVDILKSE, from the coding sequence ATGATTGGAAGCTACATCAAAACATCGAGACGCAACTTATTACGCAACAAGCTATTCTCGACCATCAACATTGTTGGCCTTGCTATAAGTATGTCGGTAGGGTTACTGCTTATCGCGTTCGTGCTCGACCTGCATTCGTACGACAGGTTCCACCAGAACGGTGAGAGAATCTATCGTATCACCAACGTACTGACCGAAAATCGCGAACAAAGTGGCAAGTTTGCCACCACATCAATAAAGACCGCAAAACTTATACAAGAGAAAGTAACTGGCGTTGAAGACGTGGCCATTTTGCACAACAACTTTTCGCAAGACGCGAAGGTTGGCGACAATACCCTCCCTATCAAAGGCTTCTGGGCGAATCCGTCAATATTTAAGGTCTTTACGTTTCCGATGTTGGAAGGCAATCCCAGCACGGCCCTAAAAGAGCCTTACTCGATTGTTCTCACGGAGACCGCAGCGAGAAAGCTATTCGGCCATCAATCGGCGCTTGGTAAGTCAATCAACTTCAATGCACTCGATTACAAGGTGAGTGGGATAATGAAAGACGTGCCCTTTTTTTCGCACATCAACTTCGAAGCGTTGGTATCGCTCTCGACCGCCGAGCAGCTCAATAAGACCAACAACAACTTCGAACAATGGACGAGCATGGCATCGAACTATGTGTACCTCCTGCTGCCCGAAAATGTCGACCTAGCGTCTATCCAGCCCCAACTTGACGCCATTGAGCAAGAAGAAAATCTCGCCGAAGAAAATACTGAAATCCAACTTGAGCTTCTTCCTTTATACGATATTGTGGTCGGAGAGAACCTCCGTCACTCCGAGGGTGGGCCAGGTTCCGTGGGTCCTCACATGCCTCTGGTCATGCTGTGGATACTTGGCGGGCTTGCACTCATTGTGATATTGTCGGCGTGTTTCAACTATACCAATCTTTCGATAGCACGTGCCATGCGCCGCTTTAAGGAAGTAGGACTTCGCAAAGCTATCGGCGCTGGAAAGAGTCAGGTATGGCAACAATTTTTAGTGGAAGCAATCATGATTTCCCTAGCCGCTCTTTTTCTTTCATACTTCATCTTTCTCGTCATGCGCCCCCTGCTGATAAATCTGGCTCCAGAGATGCAACGCACGGTGAAGCTCGAGCTTACTCCGCTTATGCTCGCCGCCTTTATCGTATTCTCGGTTACCGTAGGTGTGCTAGCGGGCCTTATGCCTGCGCTATTCTTTTCGAAAGTCAGCGCGATTAGTGCACTCAGGAATGTATCGACGGTAAAAGTGTTCAAACACATTACACTCCGACGCGCTCTGGTGGTGATTCAATACTCACTCACTTTAATCTTTATAACAACAACCGCCATCGGCTATGTACAGTATAAAAACATACTTGCCTTCGATCTGGGATACCGCACCCAAAACATCCTGAACATCAATATGCAGGGTAATAAACCCGATGCGCTTCTCAAAGAACTAAGCGAAATGCCAGAACTAACGGCACTGTCGCGGTCGTTAATCATTACCAGCGTTGGAAATGCCTGGGGTGGATTTATGAAATACAAAGATTCGCTAGACTCAGTTTTGGTCATGACCAACCACGTCGACGAAAACTATTTGGCTCTGCATGAATACAAGCTCGTGGCTGGCGGAAATTTTATGGCACGACCCACTACAACCACAGCCGCCACAGAAGTAATCGTGAACCAACAAGTCTTAAAACGATTTAACATTGGCAGCAACGACCCCCAGAAAGCAATCGGGGAAGAAATCACATTCAGTAGTTTCCATGGAACACGAAAGATGACCATTGTTGGCGTAATGAAAGACTTTCACTATGGAAAGGTCGACAACCTCGTGGGGCCAGTAGCTTTCATGTTCTGGACACCCGAAGACAGAGCAATCATTAATGCCAAGATACAAAGTAGGGACATCCCGACGACCATGGCTAAAATCGAGTCTGCATGGAAGAAAATCGACCGTGTTCATCCATTTCAGGCTGAATTTTATGACCAAGCAATAGAAAAGGCATACAGCGAATTCTCAACAATAATCAAAATCATTGGCTTTCTTTCATTCTTGGCCATTTCGATCGCTTCGATGGGGCTGTTCGGAATGGTGGCGTTTACTACCGAAACCAGAATGAAGGAAATTAGCATCCGCAAAGTGATGGGCGCAAGCTCTGGCACCCTTATTTACTTATTGAGCCGCAGTTTTCTAGTACAGCTGTCGATATCGGCACTCATCGCGCTGCCCGTAACTTACCTTTTCTTCGAAAACGTTGTACTCGCCAATTTTCCGTATCACACACCCGTGCAAATCGCCGAGCTATTGGTGGGTTTGCTGGTGGTATTGCTGATTGCATTCAT
- a CDS encoding integrase core domain-containing protein, translating into MLQNKCFADSLQAQEAIRRAILNYNTLRPHASCDYFTPEQAHRMKGELGRKWSPSKKREMRKVQPNVE; encoded by the coding sequence ATGCTTCAAAATAAATGTTTTGCTGATTCACTGCAAGCTCAGGAAGCTATCAGGCGAGCGATCTTAAACTATAATACATTGCGTCCACATGCCAGTTGTGACTATTTTACCCCTGAGCAAGCTCACCGAATGAAAGGCGAATTAGGCCGAAAGTGGAGCCCATCGAAAAAGCGTGAAATGAGAAAAGTACAACCGAACGTAGAATAA
- a CDS encoding cellulase family glycosylhydrolase, translating into MKKVLYSTLTKLFLHNLILLGIFLSHLGLSQSVPLPTDRARITVASIPDYYGGPNLKVLRTDAGTPLRAGTAWIWEKGNQEEPASYYASMTQKGLNAVRMILFDTWEVEAYQPSAQFTPTDWNDPVYRARQLARMERSVNYASAQGMYVIINSHNKIPEYNETYANALWTYVAPYFANRTHVIYEASNEPMPGIGINGDMDMGTAGAVSSPRLQALKRTFNIIRAGAPNTHIMVLTPNGISDYGYGTGVGNLAASFAQLPGNVDWTKTSVAYHLYHNDGAAAASINAANLRNLHSRYPGWPSENNFPASVSNATLGITDSFRSPQFDNDIYVNQTCERLGLGWSMWNINGQAELDRNWPVMYADAVAKGWNWIPDPTTPDTQAPTVPTALVASNIAANSLTLSWTASTDNIAVTNYEIFRDGTSIGTTATATTTFNVAGLFCATNATFTVKAKDAAGNTSAAGNALSVTTGNCPTSFVVEAETNYTTVSDVGSNCTVGPSNYAATTTSNGLAVGLCDTGDELKIAVNVFVSGNYDIQVRVRSGWTGSPMHFINNNKYEYRLNDLLRTFTYVPGSVTSTIDVDSYYATVKLSGTPLTAGVHYIRVKALENWAKVDYVRLDLITDTQAPTIPNNLSLSAITGSSFTLSWSASTDNVGVTGYEVFRNGISLGTTATASYSITGLSCGTNSAMTVRARDAVGNWSASSDILNVSTAPLPNAGTISGTTTICAGATTSLTTNGLAGGTWSSSNTAVATVNTSGVVSGVAAGTATIIYAVSSNGCNSSSTTTVTVNALPNAGTISGTTTICAGATTSLISNGLAGGTWSSSNTAVATVNTSGVVSCVAAGTATITYVVSSNSCNSSTSTTVTVNALPNAGTISGTTTINTGATTTLVSNGAIGGSWSSNNTSVATVNTSGTVTGVAAGTSTITYTVISNGCTRSTTTNVTVNTPIISTSIVVRARSVNNAGASFRVEIMNGSAATGGTILQNSNTFSNLSKGFVNYTFTATGTVNPNQIRVRYLNDMAPYDFEADYIQVNGTTYQTEAASTYSVGFWNSANGCNNAGFLGNSLIHCDGYFHYLATPTSTPIIVRARSVNSAGASFRIEIMNGSAATGGTVAQSSNDFTNLSTNFADYTFNATGSVNPNRIRIRYLNDMTAYDFEADYIQVNGTTYQTEAASTFSVGFWNAANGCNNAGFLANSLIHCSGYFHFLANSGARLSAESLEIEPITAFGVYPNPAKYLLNVILYTTAEQQVELRIMDLNGTVLSSFSKQVKAGKNTVNIPINQFNEGTFVISAEYDNRRSTAKFSVIR; encoded by the coding sequence ATGAAAAAAGTGTTGTACTCAACGTTGACAAAATTGTTCCTGCACAACCTGATTCTTTTGGGGATTTTTTTGAGTCATCTAGGATTGTCGCAATCGGTACCGCTGCCCACCGACCGTGCCAGAATCACAGTGGCGAGTATTCCGGATTACTACGGCGGTCCCAATTTGAAAGTATTACGTACCGATGCAGGTACACCCCTGCGGGCGGGTACTGCTTGGATTTGGGAAAAAGGCAATCAGGAGGAGCCCGCTTCTTACTATGCTTCCATGACCCAAAAAGGATTAAATGCTGTTCGGATGATTCTGTTTGATACGTGGGAAGTGGAGGCTTATCAGCCTTCGGCGCAATTTACTCCCACCGACTGGAACGACCCCGTCTATCGCGCCCGGCAATTAGCCCGTATGGAACGTTCGGTCAATTATGCCTCAGCACAGGGCATGTACGTAATCATCAATTCTCATAACAAAATCCCTGAGTATAACGAAACCTACGCCAACGCTCTGTGGACGTACGTTGCCCCATATTTTGCCAACCGTACCCACGTAATTTACGAAGCCTCCAACGAACCCATGCCAGGCATTGGCATCAACGGTGACATGGACATGGGAACGGCAGGGGCCGTGAGCAGTCCACGCCTTCAGGCCCTCAAACGTACATTTAACATCATACGTGCCGGCGCACCTAATACGCACATTATGGTACTCACTCCCAACGGTATCAGCGATTATGGGTACGGTACGGGCGTAGGCAATCTGGCGGCCAGTTTTGCGCAACTGCCCGGTAATGTAGATTGGACCAAGACTTCGGTAGCGTATCACCTTTACCACAATGATGGCGCGGCCGCGGCATCCATCAACGCGGCCAACCTACGCAACCTACATTCCCGCTATCCGGGCTGGCCTTCCGAAAATAATTTTCCCGCGTCGGTTTCCAACGCTACGCTGGGCATTACTGATTCTTTTCGTTCTCCCCAGTTTGACAATGATATTTACGTCAACCAAACCTGTGAGCGTCTTGGGCTTGGTTGGAGTATGTGGAATATCAATGGTCAAGCCGAGCTCGACCGAAATTGGCCCGTTATGTATGCCGATGCCGTGGCAAAAGGCTGGAATTGGATACCTGACCCGACCACACCGGATACCCAAGCCCCAACTGTACCGACGGCTTTGGTCGCTTCAAATATTGCTGCAAACAGCCTAACCCTTTCTTGGACAGCCTCTACCGACAACATTGCCGTAACAAACTATGAGATTTTCAGAGACGGAACAAGCATAGGCACTACGGCTACGGCGACGACTACTTTCAACGTAGCGGGGCTTTTTTGTGCCACAAATGCAACTTTTACCGTAAAAGCAAAAGATGCTGCCGGCAATACCAGTGCCGCTGGTAACGCACTGAGTGTTACAACCGGCAATTGCCCCACGAGTTTTGTCGTAGAAGCCGAAACTAACTACACGACAGTATCTGACGTAGGCAGTAATTGTACCGTAGGCCCCTCCAATTACGCCGCCACCACGACCAGCAACGGTCTGGCCGTGGGACTTTGTGATACAGGCGACGAGCTGAAAATTGCAGTTAATGTGTTTGTATCGGGGAATTATGACATACAGGTGAGGGTAAGAAGCGGCTGGACAGGTTCTCCTATGCATTTTATTAATAACAACAAATACGAATATCGTTTAAATGATTTATTGCGAACTTTCACTTATGTACCGGGCAGTGTAACTTCGACGATTGATGTGGACTCTTACTACGCAACAGTTAAATTGTCTGGTACGCCCCTAACGGCGGGCGTTCATTATATAAGGGTAAAAGCACTTGAAAATTGGGCCAAAGTGGATTATGTACGACTAGATCTAATCACCGACACCCAAGCACCAACTATTCCCAACAACCTAAGTTTATCGGCCATTACAGGTAGCAGCTTCACACTTTCATGGTCGGCTTCAACCGACAACGTGGGAGTAACCGGCTATGAAGTATTTAGAAATGGCATTAGCCTTGGTACTACTGCAACAGCTTCTTACAGTATAACGGGGCTTTCGTGCGGTACAAATTCGGCAATGACGGTCCGCGCAAGAGATGCCGTTGGTAATTGGAGCGCAAGCAGTGATATACTGAATGTCAGCACTGCACCCTTGCCCAACGCTGGTACGATTTCGGGAACGACAACAATTTGCGCAGGCGCAACAACATCTCTGACTACCAACGGATTGGCAGGCGGAACTTGGTCAAGCAGCAACACTGCCGTTGCCACCGTCAATACCTCAGGCGTGGTTTCGGGCGTGGCGGCAGGAACGGCAACTATAATCTATGCGGTTAGTTCAAACGGCTGCAATTCAAGTTCAACGACAACAGTAACCGTCAATGCGTTGCCTAACGCTGGTACGATTTCGGGAACGACAACAATTTGCGCAGGCGCAACAACATCTCTGATTTCCAACGGATTGGCAGGCGGAACTTGGTCAAGCAGCAATACTGCCGTTGCCACAGTCAATACCTCAGGCGTGGTTTCGTGCGTGGCAGCAGGAACGGCTACCATTACGTATGTGGTTAGTTCAAATAGCTGTAATTCAAGCACTTCAACTACCGTAACCGTCAATGCGTTGCCCAACGCAGGCACAATTTCGGGAACGACAACAATCAACACAGGCGCAACCACAACTTTAGTCTCCAACGGTGCGATAGGTGGCAGTTGGAGCAGCAACAATACCTCCGTGGCAACGGTAAACACCTCTGGCACAGTGACAGGCGTGGCGGCGGGTACTTCTACCATTACGTATACTGTTATCTCAAACGGTTGTACGCGAAGCACTACAACGAATGTTACCGTTAATACTCCCATTATTTCAACAAGTATTGTGGTCCGTGCCAGAAGTGTAAATAACGCCGGGGCGAGTTTCAGGGTTGAAATTATGAATGGGTCAGCAGCTACTGGCGGCACGATTCTCCAAAACAGCAATACCTTTTCCAACCTTTCGAAAGGTTTTGTCAACTATACTTTTACCGCCACTGGCACCGTCAACCCCAATCAGATACGAGTACGTTACCTGAACGATATGGCACCTTATGATTTTGAAGCAGACTATATCCAGGTAAACGGTACAACCTATCAAACCGAAGCTGCAAGCACCTATTCAGTAGGGTTTTGGAACTCAGCAAACGGCTGTAACAATGCGGGCTTTTTGGGTAACTCGCTTATTCATTGCGACGGCTATTTTCACTACTTAGCCACGCCCACCAGTACACCAATTATCGTGCGTGCCAGAAGCGTAAACAGTGCCGGGGCGAGTTTTAGGATCGAAATCATGAATGGTTCGGCGGCTACGGGCGGTACAGTAGCTCAAAGCAGTAATGACTTCACCAACCTTTCGACCAATTTTGCAGATTATACCTTCAATGCCACGGGCAGCGTCAATCCCAACCGCATCCGAATCCGTTATCTCAACGATATGACCGCCTATGATTTTGAAGCGGACTATATCCAAGTAAATGGTACGACTTACCAAACAGAAGCCGCAAGTACTTTTTCAGTAGGGTTTTGGAATGCGGCAAATGGCTGTAACAATGCGGGTTTTCTTGCTAATTCATTGATTCATTGCAGTGGTTATTTTCATTTTCTTGCTAATTCAGGCGCTCGTTTGAGTGCAGAAAGCTTAGAAATAGAGCCAATTACTGCATTCGGCGTTTATCCAAATCCAGCAAAATATTTACTCAACGTTATACTCTACACTACCGCTGAACAGCAAGTTGAATTACGAATTATGGATCTGAACGGTACTGTTTTAAGCTCATTTTCAAAACAAGTAAAAGCAGGGAAAAATACCGTTAATATCCCAATCAACCAGTTCAATGAAGGAACCTTCGTTATTTCTGCCGAATACGACAATCGACGTTCCACGGCAAAGTTCAGCGTCATTCGTTGA
- a CDS encoding Crp/Fnr family transcriptional regulator, with amino-acid sequence MKPLLHLSIHFSNICNQKGRNLHPAFNITSLPPMSYVRHYLETFHLVTDEQYAQIAPYEKEILTLKKGEYFLKAGEVTNQMGLVIEGVLANNYIDNGQEKIQYFLSKNEVAANPESFDFRTPSKVSIRALSTCHLVVIDHPTYWKLVEILPWWGQLTRTIGSVVLTKRLQKRAELMTMRPTERYEAFSIENPNILQQVPLGMIASYLGIQPPSLSRIRRKQLQRNRSLKEI; translated from the coding sequence ATGAAGCCCCTACTCCACCTGTCAATTCATTTCAGTAACATATGCAATCAAAAAGGCCGTAATTTGCACCCCGCTTTTAATATTACCTCTCTTCCACCCATGAGCTACGTTCGTCACTATTTAGAAACTTTTCATCTGGTCACTGACGAGCAATATGCCCAGATCGCGCCTTACGAAAAAGAAATTTTGACGCTGAAAAAAGGCGAGTATTTTCTGAAGGCAGGAGAAGTGACCAATCAAATGGGGCTGGTCATTGAGGGGGTATTGGCCAATAATTACATAGACAACGGGCAGGAAAAGATCCAGTACTTTCTGAGTAAAAATGAAGTAGCGGCCAACCCCGAAAGTTTTGACTTTAGAACCCCAAGCAAAGTCAGTATCAGGGCTTTAAGCACCTGCCATTTGGTTGTAATTGACCATCCTACTTACTGGAAGTTGGTGGAAATACTTCCTTGGTGGGGGCAACTTACCCGGACCATAGGCAGTGTGGTTTTAACCAAAAGACTTCAAAAACGAGCCGAGTTGATGACCATGAGACCGACCGAACGGTATGAGGCGTTTTCAATTGAAAATCCTAACATTTTACAACAAGTACCGCTTGGAATGATTGCTTCTTATTTGGGAATACAACCACCTTCCCTGAGCAGAATACGACGAAAGCAACTTCAGAGAAACCGCTCATTAAAAGAAATTTAA